One Helianthus annuus cultivar XRQ/B chromosome 12, HanXRQr2.0-SUNRISE, whole genome shotgun sequence genomic region harbors:
- the LOC110892886 gene encoding uncharacterized mitochondrial protein AtMg00810-like → MWNERLVNVLINIRFVQSKCDYSMFIKNNDGVFIVLLVYVDDIILTGNNEKEINNVKTLLKSEFLIKDLGLLKFFLGIEVIRTHEGIVLSQRKYCMDLLNEFGLSGCKPVSCPIEPNYSVSNLCKKEASNFVDIGKYQKLVGKLIYLSHTRPDIAYTVHYLSQYMHKPTAAHSQIAFKLLRYLKNAPGAGLMFKQSEKFELSAYADSDWAKCVDSRKSVTGFGIFLGNSLISWKSKKQSVVSRSSAEAEYRSMCAALCEIMWLINVLQELQVKVDLPVVLKCDSTAALSIAANPVFHDKTKHFEIDLFFLREKIASGLVKTVGVSSGDQLADMFTKGLLPADHNKMCKSLGLSNPFSIKTEGGVKDIDDFQF, encoded by the coding sequence ATGTGGAATGAGAGGCTGGTTAATGTTCTGATAAACATTCGCTTTGTCCAATCCAAATGTGATTACTCTATGTTTATAAAGAATAATGATGGTGTGTTCATTGTTCTCCTtgtttatgtagacgatataattttaaCTGGAAACAATGAAAAGGAAATTAACAATGTTAAAACACTCTTAAAATCAGAGTTTTTAATCAAAGACTTGGGTCTGCTAAAATTCTTTTTAGGAATCGAAGTTATAAGAACTCATGAAGGTATTGTTTTGTCTCAAAGGAAGTATTGTATGGACCTCCTAAATGAATTTGGCTTGAGTGGTTGTAAGCCGGTGAGTTGTCCTATTGAGCCAAATTACTCTGTCTCAAACTTGTGCAAAAAGGAAGCCTCAAACTTTGTTGATATAGGCAAATATCAGAAACTTGTTGGGAAGTTGATCTATCTATCCCATACAAGACCTGATATAGCCTACACAGTTCATTATCTTTCTCAATATATGCATAAGCCCACTGCTGCTCACTCTCAAATTGCCTTTAAGTTATTAAGGTATTTGAAGAATGCTCCTGGCGCTGGTCTTATGTTCAAACAGAGTGAAAAATTTGAATTATCTGCATATGCAGATTCAGACTGGGCAAAGTGTGTTGACAGTAGAAAATCTGTCACTGGCTTTGGCATTTTTTTGGGCAATTCTTTAATCTCTtggaaaagtaaaaaacaaagtgTGGTCTCTAGATCATCTGCTGAAGCAGAATACAGATCTATGTGTGCTGCACTTTGTGAAATTATGTGGCTGATCAATGTGTTGCAAGAATTACAGGTTAAAGTTGATCTACCGGTTGTTTTGAAATGCGATAGCACTGCTGCGTTATCTATCGCGGCAAACCCTGTCTTTCATGACAAAACCAAACACTTTGAGATCGATCTCTTCTTCCTTAGAGAAAAGATAGCTTCGGGATTGGTTAAAACTGTTGGTGTTAGCTCTGGTGACCAATTGGCTGATATGTtcacaaaagggttacttccagCAGATCATAACAAAATGTGTAAGTCTTTAGGATTATCAAATCCTTTTAGTATTAAAACTGAGGGAGGTGTTAAAGATATTGACGACTTTCAGTTTTAA